In Cryptomeria japonica chromosome 10, Sugi_1.0, whole genome shotgun sequence, a genomic segment contains:
- the LOC131041763 gene encoding floral homeotic protein APETALA 1 C: MGKRKLMVAYRADKLKRQKTFHDRKAGLFKKATNISVLCGCKVFVRIKSEDGEIFEFGEDSNSHNGALVSTSFALPPIDNDSQEHLTKESLSTEPHGKCIAGDEQSFLGNGWR; this comes from the coding sequence ATGGGCAAAAGAAAGCTGATGGTCGCTTACAGAGCAGACAAACTCAAAAGACAGAAGACGTTTCATGATAGAAAAGCGGGGCTTTTCAAGAAAGCTACTAATATTTCTGTGCTCTGCGGTTGTAAAGTGTTTGTGAGAATTAAATCAGAAGATGGGGAAATTTTTGAATTCGGGGAAGATTCAAATTCCCACAATGGAGCTCTGGTTTCAACTTCTTTTGCTCTTCCTCCCATTGACAATGACAGTCAAGAACACCTAACGAAAGAATCTCTCTCCACAGAGCCACATGGAAAATGTATTGCCGGAGATGAACAATCCTTTCTTGGAAATGGGTGGAGATAA